ACTGGGCAGGCTCCTGGACTCAGAGCCGTTTCTGACCAGTCTGTCCATGAGCGGTGGTGAGGCAGGGGTGGCAAGCAGGAGGGTCTCCTGTCCTGCAGCCCTGTGTGTGCCTGTCCTGGTTGGTGTCTGAGGTGTCAGGGCCCTGGGGCATGCCTGGCTCCGGCTGTGTGCGGGGTTGTAGCACACAGGCTACTAAGTCCTGGGAGGAGTTGGAGACTCCACTCTGTGGCACCTGAGGAGACAGCGGGCTGTCAGGGCAGACCACATGTGCCGGCTCTTGCACTGCATGGCTCCTCTGCCATATCTGTGACTTGTCAGGCCCTTGGGCACCGGTCCAGAGGCTGCTGCCTATGGGATTTATGAGCACGTGGTACCATCAGCTCAGGGGCCTGCTGGTGGTCGGGGACCTTGTTAGTGCTGGCTGCAGCCAAGCCAGGCAGGTTTGTTGGTGCCAGGCCTTAGGGACCTGCCCAAGGGCACTTCAGGGCACTTCCCACCACCCTGCTTTGGAACCTGGGCATAAGGCTGTGCGTGCTGCCCCTGCAGGCCCCGTGCCAGGGTTCCCCATGTGTCCAGCCTCACATTTGCAATAGTGGGAGTCATCTGCTGGCATCAGATGGTGGTAGGAGCCGGCCCCCAGCTGCTGCCCGTCACAGCCCCCTTAGCCACTGCCCTCTCAGCCTGGTCCCCCTTTTGCCAGTACAGGGAAGGAGTGTGGGGTAGTAAGGGTGGGGCACGGGCAGCCCCAGAGCCAAGCCTGGCTGGGAAGCCCAAGTGCCTTTCTTCCTTATataggagaaactgaggcagtcATGCCTGCTCAGCTCATCCCTGGGGGCCAGCCCCGGTGATAGCAGTGTGGCCAGGCCCCGTGTACGGCAGCTGTGGCACAGGACAACCGGGAACAGGCGGCGGTGGCGGGGACAGGCCCTGCAGAGGAGGCTCCTTGAGTACCAGCTCCTGATGGCCATGAGCTCGTGGGTGGGTGATGTCCTGCCCTGCACTTCCCAGAGGCCTGCCACAGTGCACACTCAAGGTACTGCCCTAGGGCTCCTTTGAGAGCTCCTgtggggactggggtgggggaagacACAGAGCAGATGAGGGGTGACCCTGCTGGGGAGGGAATGCACAGGGAGGGAAGGGACCCGTGTGCCTGTCTCATCTTTCTAAAGAGCATCCATTTGGAGGGCTGGTTGGGTTTTGTCTCCCAATATGCTTAGCACCCAGGGGACGGCCTGGCAAGCAAACAGCCATTCAGGCCTTAGCAAGGGTCTTCTCAGGGCTCAGGTGCATGATATCTGCATTTGGGTTTCTGGAGAGCTGGTCGTGTTTTCCggggggcagggctgaggccagTCAGGGCCAGCAGCCAGAACCACCTTGCACGTGTGCCCTTGTTCCTTCAGCCGATGGCCTCAGGAAGCAGCTGCAGGATGCCCAGCTGACCAGCACCCCCGTGTTCACTCTCTTTATCCAGGTGAGAAGCCCATGATGTAGAAGTTTCTTGTCTTATACTTTGTTTCACCCGGTGAATGGTATGTAGGGCAGCAGCCTCGTTTCCCCACTGGTCTGCTTTACCAGCAATGCAGGAGAGCTGTGGAGGCCTCTACTGGGCAGGCTCAAAAGGCTTTTGAAGTTTGTGGTGGATTCACTTGTTAAAATCTAACATTCTGAAGCTTTGGGCCCTGGGAATGGGTTTTTCAGTGGTCTGTGACGTTTAACAGGCAAGTCACCATGGAAGGGACAGTGCTGGAGTCGCGTTCCAGCGACCATTAAACCCCATCTTGAAAAGGGACGGGGTGCCTGGAGCCCCAGTGCATAAACAAAACTTCAGGAAAGAGACCCAGGTGCAGTGGGAGCACTGCTCCGATGCCCCCGGGCCCTGAGGCCAGCTGGGTCAAGTGAAGGGGTCGTGGCATTGAGGGGCTGTACTGGACTCTGGACCTACCCTGGGGGCCGTGCTCAGAGCTGGTGCAGTTTGGTTGCAGACACCCTCATCATCTCAGTCCTTGGCAGGGAAGGGGATGGGCTCTTGTCACAAGTATGTCATGCATGTGTCACATGTGTCCCTCAAGCTGTTCCAGATCGACACCACTGGCTGCATGGAGGTTGTTCGAGAGAGGAAGGCCCAGTCATCTGCCCTGCTCCAGACTAGTGCTCAGGACCCAGGGCCTGGGCTCCTACAGGTGAGAAGTAGGGGTGAGCGCTGGGCACAGGCTCCCTCCCATTCCTGACATGGCAGGGCCAGTGCTGGGGCGGACGGCAGCTGCCCAGGTGGAGAGTAAGGCAATGCCAACCCTTTCCAGAGACAGGAGGCATTCTCAGGTGTCCTAGGGGCTGGGTCAGCTCCTGAGAACAGCCCTGCTGGCTCTGAGATGTCCTGGTGTCTGCCCATCTGCCTGGAGCCCCGAGGGGCTCTGTGACAAGTCCaggggaggcagagccagagctGGCACTCAGGCCTGCCTGGTCCCACAGCCTGTGCTGCGTGGAGGCCTCTGAGCCCTTGGGCATCTGCTGCTCTAGGCACTGGCCCTGCTGGGGTGGGATGCCAGGTGTGGGCTCTGTCTGTGAGAGCCCATGTCCTCAAGTCCAGTCACAGCTAAAGGCAGACCAACCAGGTCAGCCCTGTGGTGCCCCATCCAGGCCCCGGAGCccctgaggcctcctgcctggagAGCCAagctcctgtctctctctccaccccacgCAGCCCTGACCACACTGTGATGAGCTCACCCAGTGGTACTTGTAGGTGgatgtgggtgggagggagggaggctctgGTGCTTGGGGCCCTGTTTCCGCTGTAGGTGAGGGCAGAAGGAAGGCTTCCCTGGGGGTAGAGAAGTGGGTCTGGACCCTGGGTACTTCCCTGAAGCGCTTACACTTATTTTTCAGATGTCTTCAAGTACACAGAACGCCACAGGTActgtctgcctctctgctccTGTGTTGATCATCTCCTGTAGTGGGAAGGGAGCAAACCTTCCATGGGAGTTGAATTTCGGGCTCTGAGCAGCACTGTGGCCCTGGTGCCAGGTCTCCTCTGCATCCCAAAGCAAGGACAGTAGCGTGGCTGACAGGAGGGGACAGAGGCAGCTCCTTAGGCTCCTACCTACCTGGCACATGAGCCAGTCCCAGGCATCAGGGAGGGGCGTCTGCTGGCTGCCACCAGCCTCTCCACACCAGCAGCATCATGcgagggcctggggcctgggagacAACGTGAGGTGGGCGGTGTTGCCCAGCCGTCCTTGTCTTGGGGACATTGAAGGTGCGGTGCTGATGTGTGGTATGCGATGGGCCCTGCTTCCTGGCACCCAGTGCCCTGGCCACAGCCAGAGCTCAGGGAGGTTTGGGAACATGCAGCTCAGACGCCAGGGCTCCCACTCCATGCTCCCAGCAGCCACCCACCTTCCACAGGGGCCTCCTGATGGGACGTGGGGGAAGCCCATGTCCGGTCCACATATACGGAGCTCTTCACGTAAGCTCTGTCTTTCCTGCAGGCCGCAGCTTCTGCAGCCTGCCATCACGAGAGCCTGCAAAGCAGAGCACCAGCCACAAGGGGAGCAGGGGCTGGCAGCCCTGCCGTGCCAAGTCCAGTCCTCAGGCGCCCCTGCCAGCTCCGAGTGGCCCCCGGCCCAAGCCCAAGACCgtctccgagctgctccgggagAAGCGGCTTCGGGAGGCCCGGGCCCAGAAGGCCACCGAGGGCACTGTGGCTCTCCCACCGCTGCTGCTGTCCTCACCACTGATCCTCCAGCCCAGTCTACCACAgaccccccaccacccctccacctcGGGCCTGGCTGTCACAGACATGGTGCTCTCTGGGCCTGGAGCCCCTGCAGTGACTGGGCTGAGGACGTCAGCCAAGGATGAGCGGCCCTCCACCCTGCCAGTCGTGGCCCGCACCCTGGCCTCCACAGAGGCTGTTCCTGCTGCCTCCAGAGCTCCGGTGCTGGGCCCCAGCCAGGTCTCCGTGAATGGCCATCAAGATGGTCTGGGACAGTCCCAGGCCCCTGCCACATCTCGGAAGCAGGGCCTGCCTGAGGCACCACTCTttctccctgcagcccccagccccactcagCTGCCTGTCCAGCCCCTCAGCCTGACGCCAGCTCTGGGCATGCACAAGGAGGGGCCGCACATGGTGGCTACCACTCCTCTGCCTGTCACCTGGGTGCTCACGGCTCAGGGGCTGCTCTCAGTGCCAGCTGTGGTGGGCCTTCGAGGCCCAGCGGGGGGGACCTCTGACCCCAAGGGACTGTCAGTGACTCTGTCACCCACCCTGCCTGGGATGCAGGTAGGCCGGGGCCCCAGGCCCTCTGGGCTGAGCCACCCTTGGCAGCCTCCGGCCAACGTGGACACAGACTCAGATCCTCCCTCCAGGACAGATCTCTTGACCATTCCAATGCTCTGCCAGTCCCAAAATTCTGTGGAAATGGGTGGTGACGTGGCCCATGCCTCTGGGGGACCTGCCTTCCCTGGAGAGGCACAAGTGGCCCGGGAGATAGCTATGCCCAGGATATCCTCCCAAGCCACACTCCTGGCTGACCACCCTGAAGCAAAGCCCTGCAGATCCAGCCAGCCACCTATGCAAGCTGAGAGTGGCCCAGGAGAGACACCAGGGTCCCCAAGGCCAGGGGGACTCCCGGGGCCTCTGGGCCTGGAGAGGCCACCCCCACCGCGGCCTAGGCCTGAGAGGGGTGCCCTAGACCTGGACCTCCTGTCCCAGGAGAGTGAGGCAGCTGTGCTGGAGTGGCTGCGGGGAAAGCAGGGTGTGTGCGTGCCTCCACTGGGGAGCAGGCTACCCTACCAGCCACCTGCCCTGTGCAGCCTTCGGGCCCTGTCTGGACTCTTGCTCCACAAGAAGACCTTAGAGCAGAGAGCTACATCGCTCATGCCCAGTGGGGCAGCTGAAGCCCTGCAGGCCTCACTGGGACAGGTGCGGAGGCAGCTCCAGGACAGCCCGGCCTACCTGCTGCTGAAGGCACGGTTCCTGGCTGCCTTCACCCTCCCTGCACTCCTGGCCACCCTGTCTCCCCATGGTGTCCCCACTACCCTGTCAGTGGCCACGAGGGCTGACCCTGAGAGTGAGGATGACCTGGGGGAGCTGGAGCTCACATGTGGTCCTCAGGCAGGACCAGCAGCTACCATCCCTATTCAGGTAGGCACGAGtcccctgccctgcttccctgtgGCCATCAGCCATGTCCACACACCCAGCTGTGGTGGGAGCTCCAGCCCCCAGGGCTGGCCACGGTTTGCTGAGGAGGAAGCTGGCTCTGGGCCTGCTCAGTCTGTACGGATGTGGCCTCCTTTGAggccactgtgggaaacaaagAGGAACCTCTCCACTCGTGGCCTTGCTTGAGGGAGGGAGCGGGTGATCTTGGGTCCCATGCATCCCATGCACACACGGGCTCCTGTGGTGGGGCACAAGCTCCACAAAGGTGGCACTGCATTTGTCCCTGTGTATCTGGGGACCCCGAGATCTTTAGCTGTTGGCTCTGGCAGTAGCTGCCCCAGAAGAGCTTTCCAACCTGTGGGGGCAAAACTATCCTTACTCCCTGGCAAGAAGCCTGACATGTGCAGGCCGGTGTTCCTGTGTCCTTGTGGCCATGTGTACCACGAGGCTACGGGGCTCCTGGTAAGGCATCCTCTGACCTGTTCCTGGGGCCATGGGAGAGTTTGGCCACTTTGTCATGTGCCAGGTCTGGGAGGTTGTGGGGTCGCCTATAGGCTTCCCAGTTGGGGTTCCCCTTTACACCGTTGGGACAGCAGGAGGCAGGGtttggggctggggggctgggggggaaaGAGCTTCCTGTCCCCTATGTGCGGGCTCTCTGCTGCCACCTGCTTGTGTTCTCGGCCACTACCCTGCTGGCCTGACTGGGAAGACCGGGGTGTAGGAGGCTGCTCTGGAGTGTCCTCAAGGCAATGGAGCCCCTATGTAGGGGTAGGGGGAAGCAAGAGCCCACGTGTGGCCCCTGCATGTGCTGGGGCCTCTGGTCCTCTGCGAGCCACACTGTCTGCAAGGACAAGGTCTGGGTAGCAGCCTGACCCTGCACTGTGCTGTCAGCATGTAGCTTACCCCCTGGCGTGACTGCTCGCTGCCACTGCTCTCCCTATCTGTCCTAGTGGGGACTCACTCCTGTGCCCTCTGTCTGGCTTTTGTTTCAGGGAGCCCCAGACCCTGGGCAAAGCCTGGACGGTTGTGACAGCCTTGATGTGCGCAGAACCCGGCATGCCTGGCATGCCCGGAAGAGGCGGCGGCTGGTGTGAGCAGCAGGGtaaggaggggcaggggtgggtgcaGGTACCCCTATACCATGGGCCTTCCCCGTGCCTCTGTTCTGGGCACACAGGAGCCCACAGCTTTCCAGATGTGGGGCAGACTATCATCGCCCTTAGGAGCTCACATCAAGTGTGATGGGGAGGGTTATACAGGCCTATGGGAGCTGTTTGTGGGGAGGGCCATGTAATCCTTCTCCCCTAGCTATACCCTCGCCCACTGGGTTCCACACTCTGGACTCTGGTGCTTCCTTCTTGCTGACCCACGTGTGCCTCGGGGCCTTTGcactgctgtcccctctgcctggccTTCGTCCATGTCTGTAAGGCTGGTTCCCTTATCCCAATCATGTCTGCTCAGTGTTTGGCTCTTCAGAGAtgctctctctgttctcttgggGCAGTACCACTGTCAATGTCTGTCTTGCTAGCACTGTCTCTTCTACACCCGACATGGTTTACATGCGTGTCTGCCATAAATGTGAGCCCTTAAGGGCGGTGATATGATTTGGTTTTTGCTGCCGGGTCCTCAGTGCCCAGAGAGCAGGCATCAAGTAGGCCCTCAGTACGGATTAGTTGAGTTCATGGTGCAGAGATCCCATGTGGGGGAAGACGTCTGGTCTACAGAGGTGGGAGCCAGCTCCTACAAGTGTAGTGGGGCTGCGCCCTGAGAGGGTCCACAGAGgggatgctgggggcgggggggggggtgggcatcAGAAGCTCACCCAGGCTCTAGGGCCTGCCCTCAGCATGGCCCCCTGCATGGACTGCAGGTGGGCAGCCAGACCTGGTTCTGCGCCCTCAGGGGAGGCCTAATGCCACCTTTGGTTCCTATCCTACAGCACCGTCTCTGGGGTCTGGCTGGGGTCAGGGTGTCCCCACCATCTGGGCATCTGTGTGTTACAGGAGGCGGGAGCCATGCTGGACCCCAGTGAGCCCACCTGCCTGTGGAACCCAGCTCCAACCCTCCCGGAGGAAGCAGCCTAAAGCAGTtggaggctgggggaggcttCGCCGTGTGACCATGAAGCCACTGAGGCTTGGCTGGTCCTCCAGCACAAATTGGAAGGAATGTTTGAAGGAATAAAGTGaatggcttatttttttattaaaaggcaAGTCCCAGATTCCTGTTGCCTTAAGAGACTGAGCAGAGGGTTGGGGCTCCCCTGACCGTGCCAGGACCCGGATGGCTGGGCCCTGAGGTCTGAGGAGCCCCCTGAGCTCCGGGCCACAGTGTAGGACATGGGGAGTGCCCTTTGCACAGAACACGCTTGTGGCTCGAGCCCCAGGGCCTGCCGAGAGCTACCAGGCAGCTGCTGCCTTGGTGGGGCCACAGGGAATGGGGTGGACCTGCCTCACTGCCTTCCTGACCACACCGCCGACCCAGGCAGGCATCTGGAACCAGcggctgcctgcctgcccacaAGTCACGCAGCGGCCCCAGGCCGGCATCGCCTTCCTCCCAAGCAGCTGCTTCTTGGTGGGAGGCCAAGCCCCAGCACCCTTCGCGCTCTGAGGGACGCGGTGCACAGCCTTGGCTTTGGTGTGCAGCCTTTTGAGGTGCTTGGTTCTAGAGGCTTCATGCCTGTGCTCTCCAGGTGTGAGCATGCCCTGGGGTGCTGTGCCCACCCACCAGGGGCTGACCCACCACCGTGCAGCCTCGTGCACAAGCTCTTAGCTTTTCAGTTTGCACCTGGTGCTTTTTCAGCTTGTTTCTGCTTTCCTTGGGGGCTCCTTTAGACCTATGGCTATTTAGAggtctcttattttattttcaaacatttaggGATTCTCCAGTTAgccttttgtttttgatttctggcttttgatacagagaacagaacatttctgtcattgAATTCTTACCAACACCCCCGTGAGGGCGAcaccctttattaattttcttttgcagaGCAGGGAAACACTGCTGGTCATAGCTCCTGGAGGGCCCAGGACTGGCTGTTCTGGAGGCGCGTTGGCAGCCTCCATCCACCCAGGGTCAGAGGTCCGAGAGCCTACAGGCGGGGAGCCTGTCAGGCAAGAGGCAGCTGCCATGGGAAGGTGGGGCCGGGAGCCCTGCTCAGGACCATCCTGGCCTTTCCCTAGCAATTGCCTCAGCCTGGCAGCCAACAACTTGGGCCAACCAGCCCAGCTGCGCCAGTGAGGCCTTGGCCTGGGGTTTCCTGGCAGACCCTGGTCTGGAGGCCTGCTATCCTGGCTATTGGGTCCAGCTCTGATGGCTGGTCAACAGCCCTTCTGAAACTGGTTTGTGGGGCCATGATGAGTGGCCTGGGAGCCTGCTGTCACAGTCCCGAGTGTCCCAGTAAAGAGTAAAGTGGAGACACTCCCAGGAAGGGATAGGGTGTGCAGTGTAGCAGGGGCTGGTGGCCATGTGGGGCAAGCACGGACAGGCCACAGTGGGGTCTCCAGCCACATGCCTTCTGGATGCTACACCAGCCCTCATGTGATCAAGGCCCGGCTGGCCTACTGTGTGTGTGGGCATCTGGCTGAAATCCCAGAGTTGGGCCTGAAGCCCTGGGATCTCCTGCACTTTGCAGAGGGCCCACACTGCAGGTTCCCAGCCAGCCCCTGGTGGAGAAGCCTCCAGAAGCCTGCGTTCAGGCCAAAGTGGACTAGACAGTGCATTGGCTTCCTCCAGCTCCGGGGAGGGTCCTTGCTCACACTTCCACTTAGTGGATGCCAGGGCTGGGCCTCCAGGCCTCTGTGCAGGACTTCCACTTCCCTCTGCCCCGCCTCTTGGGCCCTGCCAGGCGGGCGAATCAGAAGGCAGGCCCAAGGACCCACTCCCTCTGGGAGGACCTGCCCGGCTCTGTGGAGCTGAGCAGCACCATCAGGAAGTGCACAGCTTTTCCTCCTGAGCTCCACTGGGCTGCCAGCAGCACCTCCTGTTCATCGGATCAGGCCAGCCTGGGCTGACCAGTGTCCACTGCACAGGTGCCTCTCGAGGACCCTGAGGTAGGCTGGTCAGCTGTCCTCTCAGGGTGGCCAGGAAGACACCCATCTCTGCTCAGGGCTCCTGGGGCACATACCCCAGAAGAGCACCCAGGGCCTCCACTCCTGCTCTGTCCTTCACAGCCACCTGAGACCTGCTTGTTCAGCTCAGTGGAATTAGCGGCAGAGGGTCAGGTGTGGGACCTGTGGATGTAGGTGGGAAAGGCAGGAAGCGGGCTGAACGTTACAAGGGCCATCCACTGAGTTGCTGGTGTCTCTCTGGCTGGATGGTGTGGCCAAGGGCTGCAGGAAGTTCAGGAAGCTCCTCCAGAGGCCCTGCCTGCTGCCGTCTGTCTCTCTGGGAGTATGGCCTAGCTCCTCTGGGCGGCAAACCTCCGCCCACAGTTCCTACGCTGGCTGAGGGCAGTCTGAGATGGCAAGTCAGGGTCTCTGTCCCCACCACTGGGAGGAGGCTCCTGGTTTGGCCCAGGCCTCGAGCGTGGTCCGTGCCCACCCGTGGAAGGGAGCAGCAGTGGGTAGTCCAAACACAGACGGCCCTGGTCAGGGAGCTGGCACCCTGCGTGCCCAGGAACAGGGAGAGAAGCCCAGAGGTGGCTGGTGCCTGGGCCCTGGGAGTCTGCAGAGGGCACAGGAGTGGCGTGGATGCTGGCCATGCCGATGCAGCTGGGCCCCTCCTGGTGCAGCGGTCCACAGCTGCCCTTCCTGAGCCAGCCGGTGCCTGGGCCACTGTTGCACCACCAGCCAGCCGCCGGAAAGAGAGGAGGCGGTGGGGCTAGGCCCTGAGCAGGAGCCATGTCCAAGAAGGAGGAAGTCCTACAGCAGCACAGGCTGGCGTGTACGTGGGCAGGTCAATGCCCCAGGCATGCCTCCCCAGCCTGGGCGCCTACCTGCCTGTACCTGCCAGGGAGGCCCTGCCAGTGGGTAGGAGGTGGTGGTCTACCAGCCTCATGCTTTAGGGATGGGGGTACAGAGGCCAGAACAAGgccacagtggggggggggggggtattctCAGATGCCGCCAGTCCCTGAAGAGCCTCCACATCTTCCCTCACACTTATCAGGGTGACTTGGACAGAGAAAGCCCAGGTCACCTGCTGAGGGAGTGGCTGCAGGGTCTAGAGAAGGCCGAGAGGCCGCCCTGGCTGAGCTGGTGCCCCGGTCAGAGCACCAGCGCAGAGGAGGGAGGGCCAGGGTGGGTGAGGCTTCACACCTACCTATCCTGGACTCCCCTGGGCCCAGCGTGCAACTGTCCTTGCCAGCTGCTCTCCCACCAATCACAGCGGTGGCCGCCACCATGTCAGACTATGAGAACGAAGACCAGTGCTGGAGTACCCTGGAGAGCTTCCGAGTGAAGCTCATCTCCATCATCGACCCCTCGCGCATCACGCCCTACCTGAGGCAATGCAAGGTGCTGAACCCCGATGATGaggagcaggtgctcagtgaCCCCAACCTGGTCATCCGCAAGCGGAAAGTGGGTCAGTGCTGCCTCAGCCAGGAGCTTTGGGTACAGGAATGGGCGCTCCCCAGCACCCCACACCCTGTCCTGTCTGCTGGGAGCCGTGGTGCCTCCATGCACAGCAGACACCCCTGGGAGGGCAAGGGTGGGTGGGCAGCAGGTAGATCTTGACCTGGGCTGGGCCTATAGGAGCTCAGTGCACAAGCCCAgccagccccagcctggccctgtGGGTTTCAGGAGTGCTCCTGGACATCCTGCAGCGGACCGGTCACAAGGGTTATGTGGCCTTCCTTGAGAGCCTGGAGCTGTACTACCCCCAGCTCTACAAGAAGGTCACGGGCAAGGAGCCCACCCGCGTCTTCTCCATGATCATCGGTGAGGCAGGGGGCCCCACGGGCAGGCCGGATGGCTGAGCTCCTAATGGATAAACTGGGGGCAAAAGGAAGTGTGAGGGTTGCATGGGAGTGCCAACAGCGGGGCCCCATGCTGCGCCTTCTCTCTGGTGGAGAAAAGGAGGACCCATGCAAGGAGGGCACAGAACCCCTCCATCTGACCCCACCAAAGCCCTGGCTCCCGGAAGGACTGGGTGCCCACCAGCCCTTATAACAGGAAAAGGGAGGGTAGGTACCTGGCCTCATTGCTGCTGTCCTGGAGGACAGGAAGACAGTGGGGATGTTAAGTCAGGAGGTCAGCCCGCTTCCTCCATGGGGAGCATCAGCGCCGGGCCCTGTGTGCCTTGGAGTGGGTCCTCAAGGATGAGGCCCAGGAAGGGGTGCAGCAGGGAAGGGGGTCCTCTGACGCGGCCTGGCCATCTGCAGACGCATCCGGGGAGTCAGGCCTGACGCAGCTGCTGATGAGCGAGGTGCTGAAGCTGCAGAGGAAGGTACAGGATCTGAGCCAGCTGCTCAGCTCCAAGGACGACCTCATCAAGGAGCTGCGGGTGAAGGACAGTCTGCTTCGCAAGCACCAGGAGCGCGTGCAGCGGCTCAAGGAGGAGTGCGAAGCTGGCAGCCACGAGCTCAAGCGCTGCAAGGATGAGAACTATGACCTAGCCATGCGCTTGGCCCGCCAGATTGAGGAGAAGGGGGCTGCGCTCATGCGCAGCCGCGACCTGCAGCTGGAGGTGTCCTGGCACCTGAGGCCGGGTTGGGGGTGGAGAGGTGCGGGGCGAGGCTGGCGGCTGATGGTGTCTCCTCACAGATTGAGCGGCTCAAGCACAGCCTCATGAAGGCAGAAGACGATTGCAGGGTGGAGCGCAGGCACACGCTGAAGCTCAGGCATGCCATGGAGCAGCGGCCCAGCCAGGAGCTGCTGTGGGAGCTGCAGCAGGAGAAGACGTTGTTGCAGGCCCGCATACAGGAGCTGGAGGCCACAGTGCAGGTgaggggagcccagggcaggagtgggggggcCTCGTGTGGGTGGGgcgggcccagggcaggggccagaGGTGGGTTCCTGTGCG
The Vulpes vulpes isolate BD-2025 chromosome 2, VulVul3, whole genome shotgun sequence genome window above contains:
- the SNAPC4 gene encoding snRNA-activating protein complex subunit 4, translating into MDVDAQREKIAKEIAELERILDPSSSSIGVGVSESGLALDSDADSLPEEDSDAADSPVSEEERWGEASNGEDDPKEKNLPEDPETCLQLNMVYQEVIQERLAEVSLLLAQNREQQEEIMSDLAGSKGPKVKDGKTLPPNLYIGHFMKPYFKDRVTGVGPPANEETREKAAQGIKAFEELLVTKWKNWEKALLRRSVVSDRLQRLLQPKLLKLEYLHQKQSRVTSEAERQVLEKQSREAETEAQDIRQLPEEALLGNRLDNHDWEKISNVNFEGSRSAEEIRKFWQNFEHPSINKQEWSGQEVDQLKAIAAKHGHLQWETIAKELGTNRSAFQCLQKYQQHNKALKRKEWTREEDRLLTQLVQEMRVGSHIPYRRIVYYMEGRDSMQLIYRWTKSLDPSLKKGFWAPEEDAKLLQAVAKYGEQDWFKIREEVPGRSDAQCRDRYLRRLHFSLKKGRWNASEEEKLVELIEKYGVGHWAKIASELPHRTGSQCLSKWKIMVRKKQSRGRRRRRPLRRVRWSSSSGDTSSEDISGVGGSGNSEDSEPEEAPETGAGGQAPPSTQHTVPDMDLWVPARQSASEPCGGGARGWPGHHASPSSPPQGSSKAQDGSGAIHPTASAPTEEVGRVHTPSGTHSTSAGGIGHPDLVDTHPLSSEEPANKEKLRQSCLLSSSLGASPGDSSVARPRVRQLWHRTTGNRRRWRGQALQRRLLEYQLLMAMSSWVGDVLPCTSQRPATVHTQADGLRKQLQDAQLTSTPVFTLFIQLFQIDTTGCMEVVRERKAQSSALLQTSAQDPGPGLLQMSSSTQNATGRSFCSLPSREPAKQSTSHKGSRGWQPCRAKSSPQAPLPAPSGPRPKPKTVSELLREKRLREARAQKATEGTVALPPLLLSSPLILQPSLPQTPHHPSTSGLAVTDMVLSGPGAPAVTGLRTSAKDERPSTLPVVARTLASTEAVPAASRAPVLGPSQVSVNGHQDGLGQSQAPATSRKQGLPEAPLFLPAAPSPTQLPVQPLSLTPALGMHKEGPHMVATTPLPVTWVLTAQGLLSVPAVVGLRGPAGGTSDPKGLSVTLSPTLPGMQVGRGPRPSGLSHPWQPPANVDTDSDPPSRTDLLTIPMLCQSQNSVEMGGDVAHASGGPAFPGEAQVAREIAMPRISSQATLLADHPEAKPCRSSQPPMQAESGPGETPGSPRPGGLPGPLGLERPPPPRPRPERGALDLDLLSQESEAAVLEWLRGKQGVCVPPLGSRLPYQPPALCSLRALSGLLLHKKTLEQRATSLMPSGAAEALQASLGQVRRQLQDSPAYLLLKARFLAAFTLPALLATLSPHGVPTTLSVATRADPESEDDLGELELTCGPQAGPAATIPIQGAPDPGQSLDGCDSLDVRRTRHAWHARKRRRLV
- the CARD9 gene encoding caspase recruitment domain-containing protein 9 produces the protein MSDYENEDQCWSTLESFRVKLISIIDPSRITPYLRQCKVLNPDDEEQVLSDPNLVIRKRKVGVLLDILQRTGHKGYVAFLESLELYYPQLYKKVTGKEPTRVFSMIIDASGESGLTQLLMSEVLKLQRKVQDLSQLLSSKDDLIKELRVKDSLLRKHQERVQRLKEECEAGSHELKRCKDENYDLAMRLARQIEEKGAALMRSRDLQLEIERLKHSLMKAEDDCRVERRHTLKLRHAMEQRPSQELLWELQQEKTLLQARIQELEATVQEGKPDRSSPYIQVLEEDWRQALRGQQEQASTILSLRKDLRQGEALRARCMEEKEMFELQCLALRKDSKMYKDRIEAILQQMEEVAIERDQAIATREELHAQHSRSLQEKDTLRKQVRELAEKADELQLQLFQREGQLLALEGRLKRQQLDTLVLSSDLDDSSPRNSQELSLPLDLEAVQLSDKGGPANKDSPQQSFVALQEEQLPLTTNGAGLSGGEPPEKERRRLKESFENYRRKRALRKMQHCSRQGEVDWENTTGSDNTDTEGS